From Paenibacillus thermoaerophilus:
GGGCCACCGCCGTGCCTCCGGTGACGCAGAACGGCACGTCCGAGCCGAGCTCCGCGCCCAGGCGCTGCAGCTCGTCCGTCGGAATATTCAAATTCCACAGCCGGTTCAGCCCGCGAAGCGCAGCCGCCGCATCGCTGCTGCCGCCCGCAAGTCCGGCGGCCACCGGTATTTTTTTGTCCAGATGAATGTATACGCCCTGCCGCACGTTATAGCGTTCCTTGATCAGCTTGGCCGCTTGAAACGCCAGATTTTTCTCGTCCAACGGGATATAACCGGCCTGACTCGAGATCACGATCGAATCGCGGGGAAGCTCGCGCATCTCCAGCCGGTCGGCGAGATCGATCATCGTCATGACCATCTCGACTTCATGGTAACCGTCCTCGCGTTTGCGCAGCACATCGAGGGACAGATTGATTTTTGCCGGGGCTTTTTCGTACACCTTTATCATGCGCTTCACCTTTTCCGACATCCGTACGGCCAATTGCCTGAAACGAATAAGAGTATAAGAACATGATAAGGAAAAGTGGCCCCGAAGTCCACTCGGAGCGGGCCGTTCGGTTCCCGCGAGAATTCCCCATAAAAAAATCCCCTCCAAGCCGGCAGCAAGGGTTGCTTGTCGCTGTCCGCTCAGAAGGGATCCTATTCGTTCGGCTATTCCTGCGAATGCCGGAACCGTTATTCGTTCAACGCGGCGGCCGGTTCTGTCCCGCCAAATGCCGCTCCGCCAGTTCGATCGCTCGTTTTACCATATTGCCGGCGTCTTTGGCGCGAATGGCGCCCCAGCCTTCCCGCTGCACGGTTTGATAAAATCCCAGATCTTTGGCCAGTTCGTATTTAAACTGCTCGGACATCATGCCTCTGCGGCGGCCCATGCTGTCCCCTCCTCGATGTCGCGTCCGCCGGCCTGCGCGGCGTCCCGCTTAGTATGCGTGCACGCGGGACGGCGCATGTCCGCCAAATGCTGCCACCGGTCCCGCCGGACGGCGACGCCATTCCGAATCCGGCTTCGCCGGCCGCAGCCCAAACGCGAAACCGCCTTTCAACCGGCCGAAAGCCGGGGAGCGAGCCGATTCGCCATAAAAAAACAGCGGCCCGTAGGGTCGCTGCACATTTTTCTTCAGGTTTACGCATGGGTAATCCGGAAATTCCCCTGCTCTTTGCAGATCGTTACTTGTACGGAATCGGTGAGCACGTCGGCATAGCTGTAGGAGACGCGCTTGAACGCGTTCTGTTCCTCGTCCAGCTTGACGATGAAGACGGAAGGGTAGGTTTCCTCAAGAACGCCGGTGCGTTCGATCGTCTTGCGCCGACCGCCGTCAGCCCGCAACATGATCTTCTCTCCGACATGTGCTTCCAGACTGCGTTTGATATCCATGAGCGCGTTTCTCGCCATGGTTCTACCACCTCTTTCCTTGTCCATTATAACCCATACGAGGTAGTATGTCAAATTAAATTGATTATTATATCAGCGATAAAAAGTTATTGTCAATCATTATTTTCATCAAGCTTTAGCCGTTCTTAAAAAAAGAGGCCATCGTGCCGATCGCCCCGGGAGAAATCCCCGATGCTCTCCGCCACCCGGCCATTTCCAACAGTTGGGTTCCAATCCAGACTTTGCGCGGCTAAAAACGCTTGCGCATACGCGCAAGCCGCCCTAACGGCGGCCCCTGTCCCCGCCCGCGAAGCCGCGGGCGAATGTGACGGTCTGTCCCGGCATGGCCGTACCTTGGCCCGAGAGCGGAATGTAGTGCGCCCATCCGGCCGAATGGACCGGCACCTTGGGCAATCCCACGCGAAAGCTTCCGCGAGTCTCCACGCCGCCCATCCCGTTGATCCCGCAAACGGTCCGGCTGATCGCCTCATGCAGATTCACCGAATCGCGCACCGGCGTCAGGGCGGTCCGTACGGCCATCGCAACCGGATCGAGGGCGTGAATCAGCACGCGGCCGGGCGAGCTGGCGTAATTCGCCCCCGCGTCCATCAACGCCTCGAAGTGGGATTGGCACGCGCCTGCGACGATGACAAGCGTGTCGAGATTGCGTTCGAATTGCCGGGCCACTTTCACGGCCGTCACGAAATGGCGGGAGTTTTTGTAATTGCCGATATCGAACACATCTTCCGGCATCCGGTTTTTCAGCAATCCGTCATGCCCGGTGATGACGACGATATCGGGGCGCGATTGGGGGAGCAACTGGGCAAGAGCCTGCGGCATCAAAGCCTCCTGGACAAAATAACCTTCCGCGGGCACACCCAGCTCTTTGTATACTTTCATGCTTTTTCGCAGGTAGTTCGGGTCTCCGTCCAGATGAAGAATGCGGCCGGGCACCTCATAATACACCGGTTGAACAACCGGCTTCGGCGTCTCGGGCCGCGTTCTCATTTCCCACCGGCGGAACTCCGGCTCCGGCGCCGCCCGCCTCATGTCTTCGCGGCAGGGCTCCAAATCCGCCAGGGGCGCATCCGCCAGCAGACGATAATCCACACCTTTGAGTATCGCACGGGAATCCCGGAGCTGTTCGATCCGAAAGACGATATCGCCTCCATAGGATCGGCGCGTGACCAGGTCGCCAGACCTCATCGCCTCATCCCCTTCCTACGTGTATCGTATGGCAGGGATAGGCGATTGGTGCGTCAGTCCGCTCGACCCTCCGCTTCAGCCTTGAGGCGCTCCGAGAGCCGCGCGAACTCGTCCATGGACAGCGTCTCCCCGCGACGACCCGGGGCGATGCCGACCTCTGCGAGCAGCGCCTCCAGCCGGGCGCGCTCTCCCTTCGGCATAAATACGCCGAGCAGGTTGTTCGCCAGCGTCTTGCGCCGCTGCGCGAAAGACGCCTGCACCACCCGGAAAAACCAGGCCTCGTCAGAGACCCGGACGGCCGGTTCGGCCCTGCGCGTCAGCCGGATCACCGCGGACTCCACGTTCGGCTGCGGCACGAATACGCTAGGAGGCACGCGGGTCACCGTCTCCGTCTCGCAGTAGAACTGAATGGCCACGCTCAAGCTTCCGTAATCTTTGCTGCCGGGACGGGCCGCGATCCGGTCGGCGACTTCCTTCTGGATCATGACGACGATATGCCGGAACGGCAAGCCCGACTCGATCAGCTTCATCAGAATCGGCGTCGTGATGTAATACGGCAAGTTCGCCGCCACGCTGACGGAGTGGCAATCGGCGAAGCATTCCTCCCACAGCCGCGCCAGATCCAGCTTGAGCACATCGCCGTGAATGACGCGCACCTGGGGATAGGGAGCCAGCGTCTCCCGCAGCACGGGCAGGAGACGGTCGTCCAGCTCGACCGCCGCCACGCGCCCCGCCTTGCGCGCCAGATGTTCGGTCAACGCCCCCAAGCCCGGGCCGATCTCAAGCGCTCCGTCCTCGGGCCCCAGCTCGGCGGCTTCCGCGATCTTCCTCAGGATGTTCAAGTCGGTCAGGAAATTTTGGCCGAGACTTTTTTTCGCAGACAGCCCGTACTTCTTCAATATGCCGTGCGTTCGCGACGGTGCCGCGATATCTTGCGCCATCTGAATCTACACCTCTCCGTTCTCGGAGGCCTTGCCGCCGTTCAGACCGGCTATGGCCGCCGCAAATTCATCGCGCGTAATCTGGAACATGACGCAGCGCTTCAAAAATTGCTTGGCGTTGCAATACCCGATCCCCAGCGCCAAGCCTGCCTCCCATCTGCGCGACGCGGAATCGGCGCGGCCCGTCAGGCCGGCCCGCAGGATGTCGCTCCAAAAGATTTGGGGCTCCGCTCCGGGCACTTCCGTCCTCAAGTTCGCAAGCGCCCGCCGGATCGTTTCGGGCGATGCGTTCTCGACCCCGACATCCTCGCCTCTCAACGCCTCTTCCTGACTGAGGAACGCATGCTTGCAGCCCGGCACCCGGGCCGCCACGATCTTGCGTATGCGCTCGCCGGCATGATCGGGATCGGTCAGCACGATAACGCCCCTGCGGGCATGCGCGAGCTCGATCCGCTTCAGCACGGACTCGTCGACGGCCGAGCCGTTGGTCTCGATCGTGTCTGCCTGAACGGCGCGCCGGACCGCCGCCGTGTCGCTTTTGCCTTCCACTACGATAACTTCGCGAATCAAGCTCTATCCCCCCGTCAAGCACAAAAAGAAGAGGAAGCCTGATCTCTTCCTCTTCCGTCAACGCCGCGATCAGTCGATCGCCGGCTTCTCTTTTCCGATAATGTATACTTTATAGCCCCGTTTTATCCCGAATTTCTTCGCGTACTCAGAGCTGTCGAAGAAAACGTCGATCTTGTTGCCCTTGATCGCGCCGCCCGTATCTTCGGCCCGGCGGAAGCCGATGCCTTCGATATAGACCCACCAGCCGATGGGAATGACATTCGGATCGACCGCGATCGTGCGCCCTTCCACCGTCTTCGTGCCCGACGCGGTGATGCCGTTCCATTTGCCGCCGGACGTCGAAGCGTCGTCGTTGGAATAAGCGGTCAGCGTCACGTTCGTCAGCACCTGCTTGTAGGCGAACGTAACTCCGTTTTTGTTGACAACCGCCACCTCGGGAGAATTGGCGTTCAGCGCCGCTACCGGCTTTTTCGTACCGACGGCCACCACTTGATGCACCGGGTCCGTTTTCTCTTCCGCCAGCACCAGCTCATCGACCAGTACCCCGTCTTCGTACACCTTCTGGACGGTTCTGACCAATTCGCCTTCTTTGCCGTTTTGTACGATTTTTTCCTTGCCCTTCGGCAAGCTGCCGTCGTTTTTGCGGACCGTTCCGAACGGAATCTCCTCTTTCACTTCTTCCGTTTCTTTGGTCACGCGGATGACGCGAATTTCTTCGTTCTGGGTAATATTCGCGTTCAGGTCCGGCTCAACCCGGTCTTCAGGCCCCAACGAAACTTGAAGGTCCGCGAGCGCTTCGGAGACGGTCTTGCCGACCGTATACGCCGTCGATTGTTCCCCGTCCGCAATCAGCCGGATCGGAGTCGCGTGCTTGACCTCGATGGTGTCGCCGTTTTTGATTTCCGCCGTGAGCGGCACCGAGATCCGGTCCGTCTCGCTGGCCGCGACGCCCAGGCTGGCGAGCAACTCCGACACGCTGGATGCGCGTGTCTCTACTTGCTGCTCTTCACCGTTGACAATCACCGTTACGGCTTTCATCGACGCGCCATACAGGAGAGTCGCAAACAGAAGCGACGCCAGTAGCGCGGCCGCGGCCGTTATGACCGTCAAACGCACAGTTTTATTGCTCCATTTCAGTGCGAAGGCCATGCCGGACGATCGTTTTACATGGGGGTCCTTAATCTGGATGTCTCCCACTTCATTCGGTCCTCCTTACATAGTCCCGCCGTCGAGTGTAACGTGAAGTTCCAATTGACGCGACTATTTCTTAATTTGCGATGTCGGGACGAAAATAAAAAGCCTGCGGAAAGTGGCAACTCTCCCGAGGCTTTTATGAACGGCGGACATGTTCCGTGCCCGCCAGCGCCCGACATCGTTCCTCTCTCTTCAACGCTTACGAGGTTAGCTGACGGGTTCGGACGTGAGAGTCGCCCTATCGCTTGAACCGTCCGGGGACGGTTCGCGCGTAATTCACCCCATGATCAGGTCACGACGGCCGATGGGCGGCCGTCTCGACGGTGGTTCCCCCGTTTTCCATCACTGGAAATTAAGCGAATTAGATAAGGTGTACGGTATGCAACTTTATGAACGTTATATTAATCCATGCCGTTAAAGCCTGTAAAGCGCCCCAACCCCGATATTCGACCGAATTGGCCTGTATACCCGCAATTGAATGCGCTTTTTCTCTCCCGATCTGCCTTTCTCGCAGCCGCGCAACGATTTCCTGCGAAAACGACTGCCGATCGACAAAACTTCACATATTTTCCGCAGGGAAACGCACGATTTTCCGCCCGTCCGGTCAACGGATTCCGAACAACCGTTTCCCGTTCGACGTCGTGACTTCCGCGATTTCTTCCAGCGTCAAACCGCGAATTTCGGCGGCCGCCTCCGCCACTAGCCGCACGTAGGACGGCTCGTTGCGCTTGCCCCGATGGGGATGCGGCGTCAGGTACGGGCAGTCCGTCTCGATCAGCAGCCGGTCGAGCGGCACCCGGGCCAGCACTTCCTTGGGCTGTTTGGCGTTCTTGAACGTAACGGGGCCGCCGAACGAGATGTAAAACCCGAGGTCCAGACAAGCGCGGGCCGTCTCCCAACTGCCGGAGAAGCAGTGCATGACCCCGCCGACTTCATCCGCGCGCTCTTCCCGCAAAATCCGGACGACATCCTGATGCGCGTCGCGGTTATGGATGACGATCGGCTTGCCGAGCTTCCGCGCCAGGCGGATCTGCTCGCGGAATACGCGGTGCTGCACATCCTTCGGCGAAGTGTCCCAATAGTAGTCGAGGCCGATCTCACCGATGGCCACCACCTTCTCCCGGGCGCAAAGCGACTCGATCCAGTCGAGGTCGTCGGCCGTCATGTTGACCGCGTCGGTCGGATGCCAGCCGACGGCCGTATAAATAAAGTCGTACCGCTCCGTCAGCTCCAGCGAGGTGGGAATCGTCTCGCGGTTGAAGCCGATATTGACCATCAGGCCCACTCCCGCTTCGCGGGCTCTCCACAGCACTTCGTCCCGGTCCGGGTCGAAGGCCGCCGCGTTGACATGGGCGTGCGTATCGAACAGCATCATCTCTTGCGATCTCTCCTGTCTTCTGCTGGCGGACCGCCCTTACTGCGAAGGACGGCTAAACCGCTCTCCATTAGTAGCTTATCCTATGAATGGCGTCCGCATCAATGCAAGCCAAGGACCTTGCGCCATTCGGGCGGCAGCTCTCCCGCGCGGGAAGCCATGACATCCCCCGGGAAGTATAACCGGTGCTTGCCCCTCACGATGCCGCTG
This genomic window contains:
- the ispE gene encoding 4-(cytidine 5'-diphospho)-2-C-methyl-D-erythritol kinase — protein: MKVYEKAPAKINLSLDVLRKREDGYHEVEMVMTMIDLADRLEMRELPRDSIVISSQAGYIPLDEKNLAFQAAKLIKERYNVRQGVYIHLDKKIPVAAGLAGGSSDAAAALRGLNRLWNLNIPTDELQRLGAELGSDVPFCVTGGTAVARGRGEVLEPIPDPPQCWVVLAKPSINVSTADVYGRFRVNPALKPSTAGVTEAIRKGDFAAMCRSLGNALESVTLPLYPEVRQIKELMVRLGADGVLMSGSGPTVYALVQRESKVARLYNGLRGFCKEVYAVRLLTSTGGGAAD
- a CDS encoding small, acid-soluble spore protein, alpha/beta type, with the protein product MGRRRGMMSEQFKYELAKDLGFYQTVQREGWGAIRAKDAGNMVKRAIELAERHLAGQNRPPR
- the veg gene encoding biofilm formation stimulator Veg; amino-acid sequence: MARNALMDIKRSLEAHVGEKIMLRADGGRRKTIERTGVLEETYPSVFIVKLDEEQNAFKRVSYSYADVLTDSVQVTICKEQGNFRITHA
- the yabG gene encoding sporulation peptidase YabG — encoded protein: MRSGDLVTRRSYGGDIVFRIEQLRDSRAILKGVDYRLLADAPLADLEPCREDMRRAAPEPEFRRWEMRTRPETPKPVVQPVYYEVPGRILHLDGDPNYLRKSMKVYKELGVPAEGYFVQEALMPQALAQLLPQSRPDIVVITGHDGLLKNRMPEDVFDIGNYKNSRHFVTAVKVARQFERNLDTLVIVAGACQSHFEALMDAGANYASSPGRVLIHALDPVAMAVRTALTPVRDSVNLHEAISRTVCGINGMGGVETRGSFRVGLPKVPVHSAGWAHYIPLSGQGTAMPGQTVTFARGFAGGDRGRR
- the rsmA gene encoding 16S rRNA (adenine(1518)-N(6)/adenine(1519)-N(6))-dimethyltransferase RsmA — its product is MAQDIAAPSRTHGILKKYGLSAKKSLGQNFLTDLNILRKIAEAAELGPEDGALEIGPGLGALTEHLARKAGRVAAVELDDRLLPVLRETLAPYPQVRVIHGDVLKLDLARLWEECFADCHSVSVAANLPYYITTPILMKLIESGLPFRHIVVMIQKEVADRIAARPGSKDYGSLSVAIQFYCETETVTRVPPSVFVPQPNVESAVIRLTRRAEPAVRVSDEAWFFRVVQASFAQRRKTLANNLLGVFMPKGERARLEALLAEVGIAPGRRGETLSMDEFARLSERLKAEAEGRAD
- the rnmV gene encoding ribonuclease M5, which codes for MIREVIVVEGKSDTAAVRRAVQADTIETNGSAVDESVLKRIELAHARRGVIVLTDPDHAGERIRKIVAARVPGCKHAFLSQEEALRGEDVGVENASPETIRRALANLRTEVPGAEPQIFWSDILRAGLTGRADSASRRWEAGLALGIGYCNAKQFLKRCVMFQITRDEFAAAIAGLNGGKASENGEV
- a CDS encoding 3D domain-containing protein translates to MRLTVITAAAALLASLLFATLLYGASMKAVTVIVNGEEQQVETRASSVSELLASLGVAASETDRISVPLTAEIKNGDTIEVKHATPIRLIADGEQSTAYTVGKTVSEALADLQVSLGPEDRVEPDLNANITQNEEIRVIRVTKETEEVKEEIPFGTVRKNDGSLPKGKEKIVQNGKEGELVRTVQKVYEDGVLVDELVLAEEKTDPVHQVVAVGTKKPVAALNANSPEVAVVNKNGVTFAYKQVLTNVTLTAYSNDDASTSGGKWNGITASGTKTVEGRTIAVDPNVIPIGWWVYIEGIGFRRAEDTGGAIKGNKIDVFFDSSEYAKKFGIKRGYKVYIIGKEKPAID
- a CDS encoding TatD family hydrolase, producing the protein MLFDTHAHVNAAAFDPDRDEVLWRAREAGVGLMVNIGFNRETIPTSLELTERYDFIYTAVGWHPTDAVNMTADDLDWIESLCAREKVVAIGEIGLDYYWDTSPKDVQHRVFREQIRLARKLGKPIVIHNRDAHQDVVRILREERADEVGGVMHCFSGSWETARACLDLGFYISFGGPVTFKNAKQPKEVLARVPLDRLLIETDCPYLTPHPHRGKRNEPSYVRLVAEAAAEIRGLTLEEIAEVTTSNGKRLFGIR